One genomic region from Cellulomonas hominis encodes:
- the guaA gene encoding glutamine-hydrolyzing GMP synthase, whose translation MTDASAQPAPTPSDPPRPVLVVDFGAQYAQLIARRVREASVYSEIVPHTASVQEMLAKDPSAIILSGGPSSVYADGAPFVDPALFDAGVPVLGICYGFQAMAKALGGTVAQTGNREYGGTPVEVVATGTVLADSPEQQTVWMSHGDAVHAAPEGFEVLATSAGSPVAAFEDRERRLFGVQWHPEVKHSPLGQRTLEHFLYEGAGLAPEWNPGNVIADQVERIRAQVGDARVICGLSGGVDSSVAAALVQKAVGDQLTCVFVDHGLLRTGEAEQVEQDFVASTGVNLKVVDARERFLHALAGHTDPETKRKIIGREFIRVFEDAAREIVEEAGAHGDEVKFLVQGTLYPDVVESGGGEGAANIKSHHNVGGLPDDLQFALVEPLRALFKDEVRAVGLELGVPEAIVWRQPFPGPGLGIRIIGEVTQERLDVLRAADVIAREELTRAGLDRDIWQCPVVLLADVRSVGVQGDGRTYGHPVVLRPVSSEDAMTADWTRLPYDVLATISTRITNEVPEVNRVVLDVTSKPPGTIEWE comes from the coding sequence GTGACCGACGCCTCCGCCCAGCCCGCGCCGACTCCGTCCGACCCGCCCCGTCCCGTGCTCGTCGTCGACTTCGGCGCCCAGTACGCGCAGCTCATCGCCCGCCGGGTGCGCGAGGCGAGCGTCTACTCCGAGATCGTGCCGCACACGGCCTCGGTGCAGGAGATGCTCGCGAAGGACCCGTCGGCGATCATCCTGTCCGGCGGGCCGTCCTCGGTGTACGCCGACGGCGCCCCGTTCGTCGACCCCGCCCTGTTCGACGCCGGCGTGCCCGTGCTGGGCATCTGCTACGGCTTCCAGGCCATGGCGAAGGCCCTCGGCGGCACGGTGGCGCAGACCGGCAACCGCGAGTACGGCGGCACCCCGGTCGAGGTCGTGGCCACGGGGACGGTGCTCGCGGACAGCCCCGAGCAGCAGACCGTCTGGATGAGCCACGGCGACGCGGTGCACGCCGCGCCCGAGGGCTTCGAGGTGCTCGCGACGTCCGCCGGCTCGCCGGTCGCGGCGTTCGAAGACCGCGAGCGGCGGCTGTTCGGCGTGCAGTGGCACCCGGAGGTCAAGCACTCGCCGCTCGGCCAGCGGACCCTCGAGCACTTCCTCTACGAGGGCGCCGGCCTGGCCCCCGAGTGGAACCCCGGCAACGTCATCGCCGACCAGGTCGAGCGGATCCGCGCCCAGGTCGGCGACGCCCGCGTCATCTGCGGCCTGTCCGGCGGCGTCGACTCGTCGGTCGCGGCCGCGCTGGTGCAGAAGGCCGTCGGCGACCAGCTGACCTGCGTGTTCGTCGACCACGGGCTGCTGCGCACCGGTGAGGCCGAGCAGGTCGAGCAGGACTTCGTCGCGTCCACCGGCGTGAACCTCAAGGTCGTCGACGCGCGCGAGCGCTTCCTGCACGCGCTCGCCGGGCACACCGACCCGGAGACCAAGCGGAAGATCATCGGCCGCGAGTTCATCCGCGTGTTCGAGGACGCCGCGCGCGAGATCGTCGAGGAGGCCGGCGCGCACGGCGACGAGGTGAAGTTCCTCGTCCAGGGCACGCTGTACCCCGACGTCGTCGAGTCCGGCGGCGGCGAGGGCGCGGCCAACATCAAGAGCCACCACAACGTGGGCGGTCTGCCGGACGACCTGCAGTTCGCGCTGGTCGAGCCGCTGCGCGCCCTGTTCAAGGACGAGGTCCGCGCGGTCGGTCTGGAGCTCGGCGTGCCGGAGGCCATCGTCTGGCGGCAGCCGTTCCCGGGTCCCGGCCTCGGGATCCGCATCATCGGCGAGGTCACGCAGGAGCGGCTCGACGTGCTGCGCGCCGCCGACGTCATCGCCCGCGAGGAGCTGACCCGTGCCGGCCTGGACCGCGACATCTGGCAGTGCCCGGTCGTGCTGCTCGCGGACGTGCGCTCGGTGGGCGTGCAGGGCGACGGCCGGACCTACGGGCACCCGGTCGTGCTCCGGCCGGTGTCGTCCGAGGACGCGATGACCGCCGACTGGACCCGCCTGCCGTACGACGTGCTGGCGACGATCTCGACCCGGATCACCAACGAGGTGCCGGAGGTGAACCGCGTCGTGCTCGACGTGACGAGCAAGCCGCCGGGCACCATCGAGTGGGAGTGA
- a CDS encoding DUF3817 domain-containing protein, translating into MTEHATAGQPTPAGRPAPVLESARGRLSRYRVMAWITGTMLLVLCVEMVLKYVFQAGGVDPVTGDPEPVIGTWVAIVHGWIYVVYLVTVVQLWSAMRWSLGRLATMALAGVVPVMSFVLERRVHADALARIEGRPASAG; encoded by the coding sequence ATGACCGAGCACGCCACCGCCGGCCAGCCCACGCCCGCGGGTCGTCCCGCCCCCGTCCTGGAGAGCGCGCGGGGCCGGCTGAGCCGGTACCGCGTGATGGCGTGGATCACCGGCACGATGCTGCTGGTCCTGTGCGTCGAGATGGTGCTCAAGTACGTGTTCCAGGCGGGGGGCGTCGACCCCGTCACCGGCGACCCGGAGCCGGTGATCGGCACGTGGGTCGCGATCGTGCACGGCTGGATCTACGTCGTGTACCTGGTCACGGTCGTGCAGCTCTGGTCGGCCATGCGCTGGTCGCTCGGCCGGCTGGCGACGATGGCGCTCGCGGGCGTCGTGCCGGTCATGTCGTTCGTGCTGGAGCGCCGCGTGCACGCGGACGCGCTCGCGCGGATCGAGGGTCGTCCCGCCAGCGCGGGCTGA
- a CDS encoding aromatic ring-opening dioxygenase LigA produces the protein MSTVAATGGSKAARVIGIISAVAGLIMIIAGGITWGSVSSHLADENITVSEDAENFAGQPVTTPWTAFAQADIINRHALEATGGKTYAELEQDDPVRTVAMNASFLRASLFTSVVAFGVAALVMGLGVLFILVGYALWALAGRKVATVVEPRATTPADAGLKA, from the coding sequence ATGTCTACCGTGGCAGCGACGGGCGGCTCGAAGGCTGCTCGCGTCATCGGCATCATCTCGGCGGTCGCCGGTCTCATCATGATCATCGCCGGCGGCATCACCTGGGGCTCGGTCTCCAGCCACCTCGCCGACGAGAACATCACGGTCTCGGAGGACGCGGAGAACTTCGCGGGCCAGCCGGTCACGACGCCGTGGACCGCCTTCGCGCAGGCCGACATCATCAACCGCCACGCCCTCGAGGCCACCGGTGGCAAGACCTACGCCGAGCTCGAGCAGGACGACCCGGTCCGCACGGTCGCGATGAACGCGTCCTTCCTGCGCGCCTCGCTCTTCACCTCCGTCGTCGCCTTCGGCGTCGCGGCGCTGGTCATGGGCCTCGGCGTGCTGTTCATCCTCGTCGGCTACGCCCTCTGGGCCCTGGCCGGCCGCAAGGTCGCGACGGTCGTCGAGCCGCGTGCGACCACCCCGGCGGACGCGGGCCTCAAGGCCTGA
- a CDS encoding PspC domain-containing protein, whose product MTNDSPDRGPGPVPPQSPPAPAPDGHGLNGFFASIRRTGLVRSDDRWLGGVAGGLADRFHIDPLLARGIVGVTMLMGFGFVLYGLAWALLPEQSDGRIHLEETIRGNFDLALVGAIILVVVGLSAGDWWFSWGPFGSGWLAALAWAAALVAGIVIVANAVRQNKDRRPSAPAWQPPSQEGPAPMSSTSPAGAPAPSGAPVPPPPAAAPRPPYGGHPGTSAPAWSSTPAGPPPARGWNPPPPTPPLPPTPPVPPAPRPQKPPRRGPGAALTGIVVAVILLGLAGLLALDRAGVYEGPIGPYVVGGGVVLVGLAIIVSGLRGRTAGGLTALAIIGMVIAGPAVVFGDGDSWRGDRDPFKSVDVAVTSRAAAEAGFSFGVGEARVDLTQVPLTDETLYVPISGGLGDVTVIVPEGAAVSADVTSGAGNVEWDVDGSTQRADGVGHDRTFTSDAMSDGRDAQIALSVEVGVGSITIEED is encoded by the coding sequence ATGACGAACGACAGCCCCGACCGCGGCCCCGGCCCCGTGCCCCCGCAGTCCCCGCCGGCACCCGCCCCGGACGGCCACGGCCTGAACGGGTTCTTCGCCTCGATCCGCCGCACCGGCCTGGTCCGCAGCGACGACCGGTGGCTCGGCGGTGTGGCGGGCGGCCTGGCGGACCGCTTCCACATCGACCCGCTGCTCGCCCGCGGCATCGTGGGCGTCACCATGCTGATGGGCTTCGGCTTCGTGCTGTACGGCCTCGCCTGGGCGCTGCTGCCCGAGCAGTCCGACGGCCGGATCCACCTCGAGGAGACCATCCGCGGCAACTTCGACCTCGCCCTGGTCGGCGCGATCATCCTGGTCGTCGTCGGCCTGTCCGCGGGCGACTGGTGGTTCAGCTGGGGGCCGTTCGGCTCCGGCTGGCTCGCCGCCCTCGCGTGGGCCGCCGCGCTGGTGGCGGGGATCGTCATCGTCGCGAACGCCGTCCGCCAGAACAAGGACCGGCGCCCGTCCGCGCCGGCGTGGCAGCCCCCGTCCCAGGAAGGACCCGCACCCATGTCCAGCACCAGCCCGGCCGGCGCGCCCGCCCCGAGCGGCGCCCCGGTGCCGCCCCCGCCCGCCGCCGCGCCGCGCCCGCCCTACGGCGGACACCCCGGCACGTCGGCCCCGGCGTGGTCGAGCACGCCCGCCGGCCCGCCGCCGGCCCGCGGCTGGAACCCGCCCCCGCCCACGCCGCCCCTGCCCCCGACGCCGCCGGTCCCGCCGGCGCCGCGCCCGCAGAAGCCGCCGCGCCGCGGCCCTGGCGCCGCGCTCACCGGCATCGTCGTCGCCGTGATCCTGCTCGGCCTGGCCGGCCTGCTCGCGCTGGACCGCGCCGGCGTCTACGAGGGCCCGATCGGCCCGTACGTGGTCGGCGGCGGGGTGGTGCTCGTGGGCCTCGCGATCATCGTCTCCGGCCTGCGCGGCCGCACCGCGGGCGGCCTGACCGCCCTCGCGATCATCGGCATGGTCATCGCGGGCCCCGCGGTCGTGTTCGGCGACGGGGACAGCTGGCGCGGCGACCGCGACCCGTTCAAGTCGGTCGACGTCGCGGTCACGAGCCGCGCGGCCGCCGAGGCCGGCTTCTCGTTCGGCGTCGGCGAGGCCCGCGTGGACCTGACCCAGGTCCCGCTGACCGACGAGACCCTGTACGTGCCGATCAGCGGCGGGCTCGGCGACGTGACCGTCATCGTCCCGGAGGGTGCCGCGGTCTCCGCGGACGTGACCTCCGGGGCCGGGAACGTCGAGTGGGACGTCGACGGCAGCACGCAGCGCGCCGACGGCGTCGGGCACGACCGCACGTTCACGAGCGACGCCATGAGCGACGGACGGGACGCGCAGATCGCGCTGTCCGTCGAGGTCGGCGTCGGCAGCATCACCATCGAGGAGGACTGA
- a CDS encoding ABC transporter transmembrane domain-containing protein, protein MRPLPLPDPGRPPLTGPARLLLWQGRRQAGVLAGATAVAVVGNVAAALLPWQLGRIVDGGLEHGLGRELWLGCLLLAGLGLVQVGANVWGHRLEVENWLRAAFASSQQVGHHVTRTGDAITDELPTGEVVATVATDALRMGEVYAILPRLVGGVAAYLTLGALLLRTSVPLGLLVLLGLPVVVAVLSLLVPPLQRRQAAQREATGRLTTLGADTVSGLRILRGIGGEDVFTDRYRAQSQEVRAAGVRVSQTQSLLDALQTLLPGLFLAVVVWAGARLALAGDITPGQLVSFYGFAAFLTQPLWTASEAIRVVTRAVVGARKIIRVLSVPVAGSDDPAQPATPPGPGEALVDEASGVVVRPGRITALVSADPDESARIALRLGRLGPARREADEGGADEDAAAPTGGPADEPLSRVRWGRTLLHELALNEVRGRVVVAESTPHLFTGTLADELDVRGGADREALLAAMAVADAGDVLDSVPGGLDGAVEEKGRSLSGGQRQRVALARALLTGAEVLVLVEPTSAVDAHTEARIARRLADARRGATTVVVTASPLVLDVVDEVALVAGGRVVATGRHRDLVAARDATGAAYRSVVSRADDPHDPSPHDRPHDRPEVSREAARR, encoded by the coding sequence GTGCGACCCCTTCCGCTGCCGGACCCCGGCCGCCCCCCGCTGACCGGACCGGCACGCCTCCTGCTCTGGCAGGGGCGTCGGCAGGCCGGCGTGCTCGCGGGCGCCACGGCGGTCGCGGTGGTCGGGAACGTCGCGGCGGCGCTGCTGCCCTGGCAGCTCGGCCGGATCGTCGACGGCGGCCTCGAGCACGGCCTGGGCCGCGAGCTCTGGCTGGGCTGCCTGCTGCTCGCCGGGCTCGGACTGGTGCAGGTCGGCGCCAACGTCTGGGGTCACCGGCTCGAGGTGGAGAACTGGCTGCGCGCGGCCTTCGCGTCCTCGCAGCAGGTCGGCCACCACGTCACGCGCACCGGCGACGCGATCACCGACGAGCTGCCGACCGGCGAGGTCGTCGCGACCGTCGCCACGGACGCCCTGCGGATGGGCGAGGTGTACGCGATCCTCCCCCGGCTGGTCGGCGGGGTCGCGGCGTACCTCACCCTCGGCGCGCTGCTGCTGCGCACCTCGGTGCCGCTCGGGCTGCTCGTGCTGCTCGGCCTGCCCGTGGTCGTCGCCGTGCTGTCGCTGCTCGTCCCGCCGCTGCAGCGCCGCCAGGCCGCCCAGCGCGAGGCCACCGGCCGGCTCACCACGCTGGGCGCCGACACGGTGTCGGGCCTGCGGATCCTGCGCGGCATCGGCGGCGAGGACGTGTTCACGGACCGCTACCGCGCGCAGTCGCAGGAGGTCCGGGCGGCCGGCGTGCGCGTGTCGCAGACGCAGTCCCTGCTGGACGCCCTGCAGACGCTGCTGCCGGGGCTGTTCCTCGCGGTCGTGGTGTGGGCGGGCGCCCGGCTGGCGCTCGCCGGGGACATCACGCCGGGGCAGCTCGTGTCGTTCTACGGGTTCGCCGCGTTCCTCACGCAGCCGCTGTGGACGGCGAGCGAGGCGATCCGCGTGGTGACCCGCGCGGTCGTCGGGGCGCGCAAGATCATCCGGGTGCTGTCGGTGCCGGTCGCCGGGTCGGACGACCCCGCGCAGCCGGCGACCCCGCCGGGGCCGGGCGAGGCCCTGGTGGACGAGGCGAGCGGCGTGGTCGTGCGACCGGGACGGATCACCGCGCTGGTGAGCGCCGACCCGGACGAGTCGGCGCGGATCGCGCTGCGGCTCGGCCGGCTCGGGCCCGCACGCCGGGAGGCCGACGAGGGCGGGGCGGACGAGGACGCCGCGGCGCCCACCGGCGGGCCCGCGGACGAGCCGCTGTCCCGCGTGCGCTGGGGCCGCACGCTGCTGCACGAGCTCGCGCTCAACGAGGTCCGGGGCCGGGTCGTCGTCGCCGAGTCGACGCCGCACCTGTTCACCGGCACCCTCGCCGACGAGCTGGACGTGCGCGGCGGGGCGGACCGCGAGGCGCTGCTCGCCGCGATGGCCGTGGCCGACGCCGGCGACGTGCTCGACTCCGTGCCCGGCGGCCTGGACGGCGCCGTGGAGGAGAAGGGCCGCTCGCTGTCCGGCGGGCAGCGGCAGCGGGTCGCGCTGGCCCGCGCGCTGCTCACCGGCGCGGAGGTGCTCGTGCTCGTCGAGCCGACCAGCGCGGTGGACGCGCACACCGAGGCCCGGATCGCCCGGCGCCTGGCGGACGCGCGGCGCGGGGCGACGACCGTGGTGGTCACCGCCAGCCCGCTGGTGCTCGACGTGGTGGACGAGGTCGCGCTCGTCGCCGGTGGGCGGGTCGTCGCCACCGGGCGGCACCGCGACCTCGTCGCGGCCCGCGACGCCACCGGCGCCGCCTACCGCTCCGTCGTCTCCCGCGCCGACGACCCCCACGACCCCAGCCCGCACGACCGACCGCACGACCGACCGGAGGTGAGCCGTGAAGCTGCCCGTCGCTGA